One region of Baekduia soli genomic DNA includes:
- a CDS encoding helix-turn-helix transcriptional regulator yields the protein MDGFERGRMPIMVGRVRLLHGEMLRRRQRRVDARVHLRAAHEVLSRAGAVAFAERAARELAATGETLRPRTPESIDRLTDQELNVARLAGQGLTNRDIGARLFISSRTAEYHLRKVFVKLGLSSRSELKDALADLG from the coding sequence ATGGACGGCTTCGAGCGCGGGCGGATGCCGATCATGGTGGGCCGCGTCCGCCTGCTCCATGGGGAGATGCTGCGCCGCCGGCAGCGGCGGGTCGACGCCCGCGTGCACCTGCGGGCCGCGCACGAGGTGCTGTCACGCGCCGGCGCCGTCGCGTTCGCGGAGCGCGCGGCGCGTGAGCTCGCGGCCACCGGTGAGACGCTGCGCCCGCGCACGCCGGAGTCCATCGACCGGCTCACCGACCAGGAGCTCAACGTCGCGCGCCTCGCGGGCCAGGGGCTGACCAACCGCGACATCGGCGCGCGGCTGTTCATCAGCTCGCGAACCGCCGAGTACCACCTGCGCAAGGTCTTCGTCAAGCTCGGCCTCAGCTCGCGGTCGGAGCTGAAGGACGCCCTGGCCGACCTGGGCTGA
- a CDS encoding AAA family ATPase → MTVAETPTLLGRSRELRELDALIGRARTRRSGALVVSGEAGVGKTAVLDDASGRAASHVRVERMVASESEMGLPYAGLHQLCAHVMGAAERLPAPQREALEAAFGLRHLPAASPFLVGLAVLGLLTEAAGERALLCIVDDAQWLDDVSARAVAFVAPRLDSEGIAIVLAMRTVDEAFADLPQLVVGGLGDHDAHELLRLALPGAIDRRVRDQLIAEARGNPLALRELPRALGPAEHAGGFAVAGSVPLESRIERSLIAQLEPLPAATRMLLLLAAADPTGDPGLLWRAGAVLGLGPQDLGAAQRADALAVGTRVRFRHPLVRSAVYRAASPEDRRAAHAALAEATSVDRDPDRRAWHRASATPGPDEEVAADLERSAQRARTRGGVAAAAAFLERAAELSPAPLRRAQRLIAAAEAKHDAGAPDAALRLLDSARDDPLTALQEALVARLRARAGYALRRDRSGGRELLAAAQRLEPLDPTLARDTYMEALAAALYSGRLGDPDEVQTVARAILAATAADASERARDLILRGQALLAADGQVAAMPVLRRAFHAFTARPPDALELRWMWFGSRAAQDLWEVDTLRTLAGRQVELARADGVLTVLPIALSMQILAQTIDGDLDAAEAACDEIDTIKSVTGHPLPVFSRVFLAAYRGQADEVERLARPLRADAEARGEGYALSAVNYAEAILFNGLGRYGEAMASARRELSHTSELGHAMRALLELVEAAVRSGEPALAEEALARLARVTEPVGNTTALAVPCDGQGPAPRG, encoded by the coding sequence ATGACCGTCGCGGAGACCCCAACGCTCCTGGGCCGCAGCCGCGAACTGCGTGAGCTGGACGCGCTGATCGGCCGCGCCCGCACCCGGCGCAGCGGCGCGCTGGTCGTCTCCGGCGAGGCCGGGGTCGGCAAGACCGCGGTGCTCGACGACGCGTCCGGGCGAGCCGCGTCCCATGTCCGCGTCGAGCGCATGGTCGCCTCGGAGTCGGAGATGGGGCTGCCCTACGCCGGCCTGCACCAGCTGTGCGCGCACGTGATGGGTGCCGCGGAGCGTCTGCCCGCCCCGCAGCGCGAGGCGCTGGAGGCGGCGTTCGGCCTGCGGCACCTCCCCGCGGCCAGCCCGTTCCTCGTCGGGCTCGCCGTGCTCGGGCTGCTGACGGAGGCCGCCGGCGAGCGGGCCCTGCTGTGCATCGTGGACGACGCCCAGTGGCTGGACGACGTGTCGGCTCGCGCGGTCGCGTTCGTCGCTCCTCGCCTCGACAGCGAGGGGATCGCGATCGTCCTGGCGATGCGCACCGTCGACGAGGCGTTCGCCGACCTGCCGCAGCTCGTCGTCGGCGGCCTCGGCGACCACGACGCCCACGAGCTGCTGCGCCTCGCGCTGCCCGGTGCCATCGATCGGCGGGTCCGCGACCAGCTCATCGCCGAAGCGCGAGGCAACCCGCTCGCGCTGCGCGAGCTGCCGCGGGCGCTGGGCCCGGCCGAGCACGCCGGCGGCTTCGCCGTCGCCGGCTCCGTGCCGCTCGAGAGCCGCATCGAACGCAGCCTCATCGCCCAGCTCGAGCCGCTGCCCGCGGCGACCCGCATGCTGCTGCTGCTCGCGGCCGCGGATCCGACGGGCGATCCCGGGCTGCTGTGGCGGGCCGGTGCGGTGCTCGGCCTGGGCCCCCAGGATCTCGGTGCGGCCCAACGGGCCGACGCCCTCGCCGTCGGCACGCGCGTCCGGTTCCGCCATCCGCTCGTGCGGTCGGCGGTGTACCGCGCCGCGTCGCCCGAGGACCGGCGGGCGGCGCACGCCGCGCTGGCGGAGGCGACCTCCGTCGACCGCGACCCGGACCGGCGGGCGTGGCACCGGGCCAGCGCCACGCCGGGCCCCGACGAGGAGGTCGCCGCCGACCTCGAGCGATCGGCGCAGCGCGCACGGACGCGCGGCGGGGTCGCAGCGGCCGCCGCGTTCCTCGAGCGTGCGGCCGAGCTCTCGCCCGCGCCCCTGCGGCGGGCCCAGCGGCTGATCGCGGCCGCCGAGGCCAAGCACGACGCCGGCGCCCCCGACGCGGCGCTGAGACTGCTCGACAGCGCGCGCGACGATCCGCTGACCGCGCTGCAGGAGGCGCTCGTCGCGCGGCTGCGGGCCAGGGCGGGATATGCGCTGCGGCGCGACCGCAGCGGGGGCCGCGAGCTCCTCGCCGCCGCGCAGCGCCTCGAGCCGCTCGACCCGACGCTGGCGCGCGACACGTACATGGAGGCGTTGGCCGCGGCGCTGTACTCCGGGCGCCTGGGTGACCCTGACGAGGTGCAGACGGTCGCGCGAGCGATCCTGGCGGCGACCGCGGCCGACGCATCCGAGCGCGCGCGGGACCTGATCCTGCGCGGGCAGGCCCTGCTGGCCGCCGACGGCCAGGTCGCGGCCATGCCCGTCCTGCGGCGTGCGTTCCACGCGTTCACGGCCCGGCCGCCCGACGCGCTGGAGCTGCGGTGGATGTGGTTCGGCAGCCGCGCGGCGCAGGACCTGTGGGAGGTCGACACGCTGCGGACCCTCGCAGGGCGGCAGGTCGAGCTCGCGCGCGCCGACGGCGTGCTCACCGTGCTCCCGATCGCCCTGAGCATGCAGATCCTGGCCCAGACCATCGATGGGGACCTGGACGCGGCCGAGGCCGCGTGCGACGAGATCGACACCATCAAGAGCGTCACGGGCCATCCGCTGCCGGTGTTCAGCCGCGTCTTCCTCGCGGCCTATCGCGGTCAGGCCGATGAGGTCGAGCGACTGGCCAGGCCGCTGCGCGCCGATGCGGAGGCGAGGGGTGAGGGGTACGCGCTCAGCGCGGTCAACTACGCCGAGGCCATCCTGTTCAACGGGCTCGGACGCTACGGCGAGGCGATGGCCTCCGCCCGCCGCGAGCTGTCGCACACGTCCGAGCTGGGCCACGCGATGCGCGCGCTGCTGGAGCTCGTGGAGGCGGCGGTGCGCAGCGGCGAGCCGGCGCTGGCCGAGGAGGCGCTCGCGCGCCTCGCGCGCGTCACCGAGCCGGTGGGCAACACGACGGCCTTGGCCGTCCCTTGCGATGGCCAGGGCCCAGCTCCTCGAGGGTGA
- a CDS encoding Zn-ribbon domain-containing OB-fold protein, which yields MRRACGARTAGRPRPAGEPVDGRGELWSWTVTHAPFDGGWAQETPCITAVVELGGGVRFLGALEGCAPDEARIGLPVVAELQPHGDCFVFVTFVPDRG from the coding sequence ATCCGCCGCGCCTGCGGTGCTCGGACTGCGGGTCGTCCGAGACCCGCTGGGGAGCCGGTCGACGGGCGCGGCGAGCTGTGGTCCTGGACGGTCACGCACGCGCCGTTCGACGGCGGCTGGGCGCAGGAGACGCCCTGCATCACCGCCGTCGTCGAGCTCGGCGGCGGCGTCCGCTTCCTCGGGGCGCTGGAGGGGTGCGCACCCGACGAGGCGAGGATCGGCCTCCCGGTCGTGGCCGAGCTGCAGCCCCACGGCGACTGCTTCGTGTTCGTGACGTTCGTCCCCGACCGGGGGTGA